One region of Miscanthus floridulus cultivar M001 chromosome 19, ASM1932011v1, whole genome shotgun sequence genomic DNA includes:
- the LOC136526951 gene encoding probable 2-oxoglutarate-dependent dioxygenase AOP1, with product MANNDMQGSIPRIDFTGIDPAAGPCDARWTTVRAAVMDALLEHGCFEAVMDGLIAPELSAAVLGPGGAVESLLSLPVSAKARNTSEKPNRGYIGSIPGLPYESLGIDDPLNPDAVRAFADLMWPDTGNKSFCESMHAHAEKVAVLEAVVRRMVLESAGATAEYIEEQAKATSFKLRLTEYAAPGTADGKRVVGLPAHRDTSFLAVLTQNGIDGVEVECGRGEGGIWARPALSPGSFLIFAGDTFKVLTNGRVFNPLHRVVMSGDKTRYSSILFSSPKDDVIVRAIEETVDTEHPAVYRPFEYGEYVVFCYKPEIVRHPNKLKAFAAVRVDG from the exons ATGGCCAACAACGACATGCAGGGCAGCATCCCCAGGATCGACTTCACCGGCATCGACCCAGCCGCAGGTCCCTGCGACGCCCGGTGGACCACCGTGCGCGCGGCCGTCATGGACGCGCTCCTCGAGCACGGCTGCTTCGAGGCCGTCATGGACGGCCTCATCGCTCCGGAGCTCAGCGCGGCCGTTCTCGGCCCGGGCGGCGCGGTGGAGTCCCTCCTCTCTCTGCCTGTCAGCGCCAAGGCGCGCAACACCAGCGAGAAGCCCAACCGCGGCTACATCGGCTCGATCCCCGGCTTGCCGTACGAGAGCTTGGGCATCGACGACCCGCTCAACCCCGACGCAGTCCGCGCCTTCGCCGACCTCATGTGGCCCGACACCGGCAACAAATCCTTCTG CGAGTCGATGCACGCGCACGCGGAGAAAGTGGCGGTGCTGGAGGCCGTGGTGCGGCGCATGGTGCTGGAGAGCGCGGGCGCAACCGCCGAGTACATCGAAGAGCAGGCGAAGGCGACGTCGTTCAAGCTCCGGCTGACGGAGTACGCGGCGCCCGGCACGGCGGATGGGAAGAGGGTCGTCGGCCTCCCCGCGCACCGGGACACGAGCTTCCTCGCCGTGCTCACGCAGAACGGCATCGACGGCGTGGAGGTGGAGTGTGGCCGCGGCGAGGGCGGCATCTGGGCCCGCCCCGCGCTGTCGCCCGGCTCATTCCTCATCTTCGCCGGTGACACGTTCAAGGTACTGACGAACGGTCGGGTGTTCAACCCGCTGCACCGCGTGGTGATGTCCGGCGACAAGACCCGCTACTCCTCCATCCTCTTCTCCTCCCCGAAAGACGATGTCATCGTTCGCGCGATCGAGGAGACAGTGGACACCGAGCATCCTGCCGTCTACAGGCCCTTCGAGTACGGCGAGTACGTCGTTTTCTGCTACAAGCCGGAGATCGTTCGGCACCCGAACAAACTGAAGGCTTTCGCCGCCGTGCGCGTCGACGGATAG